From Schistocerca americana isolate TAMUIC-IGC-003095 chromosome 9, iqSchAmer2.1, whole genome shotgun sequence, the proteins below share one genomic window:
- the LOC124551124 gene encoding uncharacterized protein LOC124551124 isoform X1, whose protein sequence is MDQISNIHLRWNKHQATLMSVFDALLDNEKLTDCTISAEGHHLRAHKIILSACSPYFEELFTENNEKHPIIILHDIKYDVVKALLDFMYRGEVNIPQKELSGVLKLSESLQVRGLSGSGCVDGVNMQKGSGRDVPPVLSETLSAQPASVPCFTSGRNEPEDKLESFRGYSPTVSSQEGGSGEVNSVLNYTQKYIKSVNHCGSLQLTGQNTFKEVITPDLESVHHLPSQRQVLPATHNSTGGPVYNLVPLQSVCSELQSCNEKTVVAENERFSIPEVVLRDKISSNSSARKQEVKKETKFESPESHMEIIEDVTLDDGDNFRDGSVNIVGVSGRSARPETLLSQPTSMPCCTSAQNEPEQKIESFRGCSPAVSCQEEGSVERDSISKSIQKQRKDINHARSDRAGKNTFEDIITPDVDSVHQLPSERRVMATMHNSNGGPAYSPIRALKTLVSCAHTTICSSSYSPIPQQSVYSELQSFGRLMTVAENERFLMPGAVLPDKKSANVSAHQQEVSLVIKSEVPENHLEVVEDLTLDDDEDYLCASDYRDDCSSGEVDIEEVRRVSAGLTYKENFCTQGINNLHSLFGSVDLSNMTLTTSQTVLHNQFTCKSCGRSYQHPQGLQRHVNLQCGKERRYQCPRCNYRCARSDNLKTHMASRRCQMHKK, encoded by the coding sequence ATGGATCAGATCAGTAACATTCATTTAAGGTGGAACAAACATCAAGCTACTTTGATGTCAGTTTTTGATGCTCTGTTGGACAATGAGAAATTAACAGACTGCACAATTAGTGCTGAGGGCCACCATTTAAGAGCACATAAGATAATTCTTTCAGCCTGTAGTCCATATTTTGAGGAACTGTTCACCGAAAACAATGAGAAGCACCCAATTATTATTCTGCACGATATAAAATATGATGTGGTTAAAGCTTTGCTGGACTTTATGTATCGTGGTGAAGTAAATATACCACAAAAGGAGCTTAGTGGTGTTCTTAAGCTCTCGGAGTCCCTTCAGGTTAGGGGACTGTCTGGCAGTGGATGTGTGGACGGTGTCAACATGCAGAAAGGCAGTGGTAGAGATGTGCCACCAGTACTTTCGGAAACACTCTCGGCCCAACCTGCTTCTGTgccgtgcttcacgtcaggtcgGAATGAGCCAGAAGATAAGCTGGAATCGTTTAGAGGATACTCTCCAACTGTGTCATCCCAGGAAGGAGGTTCCGGGGAAGTAAACTCGGTTCTTAATTACACTCAGAAGTACATAAAAAGTGTTAATCACTGTGGTTCTCTTCAGCTGACGGGCCAAAATACATTTAAAGAAGTCATTACTCCCGATCTTGAAAGTGTGCATCATCTTCCATCTCAAAGACAAGTATTGCCCGCAACGCATAACTCAACTGGTGGACCAGTGTACAATCTGGTGCCTCTTCAGTCCGTGTGCAGTGAGTTGCAGAGCTGCAATGAGAAAACAGTTGTTGCGGAAAATGAACGTTTTTCGATACCAGAAGTAGTATTACGTGACAAAATCTCGTCGAATTCGAGTGCACGAAAACAGGaggtaaaaaaagaaacaaaatttgagaGCCCCGAGAGTCACATGGAAATTATTGAAGATGTAACTCTCGATGATGGTGACAATTTTCGTGATGGCAGTGTCAACATTGTGGGAGTTAGTGGAAGAAGTGCACGTCCAGAAACCCTGCTGTCTCAACCTACTTCTATGCCATGCTGTACCTCAGCTCAGAATGAACCAGAACAAAAGATCGAGTCATTTAGAGGATGCTCTCCAGCTGTATCATGCCAGGAAGAAGGTTCTGTGGAAAGAGACTCCATTTCTAAATCCATTCAAAAGCAAAGAAAAGATATTAATCATGCCCGTTCTGATCGAGCAGGCAAGAATACATTTGAAGATATCATTACTCCTGATGTTGATAGTGTGCATCAACTTCCATCTGAGAGACGAGTAATGGCCACAATGCATAATTCAAATGGCGGACCAGCTTACAGTCCAATTCGGGCACTAAAGACTTTGGTATCGTGTGCCCACACTACCATATGTTCATCGTCTTACAGTCCAATTCCTCAGCAGTCTGTATACAGTGAGTTGCAGAGCTTCGGCAGGTTAATGACTGTTGCAGAAAATGAACGGTTTTTAATGCCAGGAGCAGTATTACCTGATAAAAAGTCAGCAAATGTAAGTGCACACCAACAGGAAGTATCTTTAGTAATAAAATCTGAGGTCCCTGAGAATCACTTGGAAGTTGTTGAAGACCTTACTCTCGATGACGATGAGGACTATCTTTGTGCCAGTGATTATCGTGATGATTGTAGCAGTGGAGAAGTTGACATTGAGGAAGTCAGGAGAGTGAGTGCAGGTCTTACATATAAAGAGAATTTTTGCACTCAAGGAATTAATAATCTGCATTCATTATTTGGCAGTGTTGATTTGAGTAACATGACACTGACAACATCCCAGACAGTATTACATAATCAGTTTACTTGTAAGTCTTGTGGGAGGTCTTATCAGCATCCCCAAGGGCTGCAGAGACATGTAAATCTACAATGTGGTAAAGAACGTCGTTATCAGTGCCCTCGCTGCAATTATCGATGTGCTAGGAGTGATAATTTAAAAACACACATGGCTTCACGCCGTTGTCAGATGCACAAAAAATAA